The Nocardioides marmorisolisilvae genomic interval AGGGCCGATAGCTGCGGGTCAGCCGCTTCGGAAGGCTGAGCAGCCCTCCTGCCCCCACTCGTTCGGGGGCGAGGAACTCCTTCGCATGGTCGGCGTAGAAGGAGATGAACTCGCACGAAGCGGTCGTCTCCACCAAGGCGTCAGGGCGGACCTTGCCGGTCTCTGCGACGAGCAGGTCAGTGAGCTCATCGGTGTGGTCGAGGATCCAGCCCCGCCACTTGCGCAGCCAGGTGGCTCGCGCAGCAGGACCCATGTCGCGCCACGCGACCTGCGCCGCGCGCAGGTCCTCAGCGGCGGCGCGCACGCGGTCGCCGTCGGCGATCGGGACCGATCGGAGTACTTCGCCGTCGGCGGGACGTCGGATGTGCAGGGTGGGTGCGGACGGGGCGTTCATGACACTTCCTCGAGGTCGGTGACGGTGCCCGGGAGGGCCTGGCTTGCTGCGCCATCAGACGACGGTCGACGGGGGCCGCCGTGGGCTTGCAGCGGAGTGCGCGGGACAGCAGCAGTTGCGATGTCGCTGGCGAAGGAGTACGCAGGCGGGGTGATCCGTGCTCGCGGCACCATGCCCCGGGCTCGCGCTGGGAGCGGCGCGGGATGCCGTTGGACGGCTCCTGCTGGAACGGGATCGGCGGCAGCGGCGGCAGCTCCCGGCCGGACTCGGCCGCGAGCTCGTCCACCAATCGCGCCTCGCGCCGTGATGCCTTCCCATGCAGTCAGAGATCGATGACAGCGAGGTCGCCGTCGGCGTGCCGGGCGCGGAGCAGCTTCTTGTCGAACTTGCCGACCGAGGTCTTGGGCACGTCGGGCACGAAGCACCACCGCTCGGGCAGCCACCACTTGGCGACCTTGCCCTCGAGAAAGTCCCGCAACTGGGAGGGAGTCACCTCGGACCCGTCCCGAACGACGATCACGGCCAGGGGCCGTTCCTGCCACTTCTCGTCCGGAACGCCGATGACGGTCGCTTCCAGCACATCCGGGTGACCTGCGAGCAGCAACTCGAGCTCCACTGACGAGATCCACTCGCCGCCCGATTTGATGACGTCCTTCGCCCGGTCGGTCAAGGTGACGAAACTACGCTCGTCGATGCGTCCCACGTCTCCGGTACGCAGCCATCCGTCGTCGAACTTTTCCGCGTCCTCGTCACCGATGTAGGACCCCGTGATCCATGGGCCGCGAACCTGGATCTCCCCGACTGACTTCCCGTCGTGCGGCACCTCGTTACCGTCGTCGTCGATCAGTCGCAGCTCGACCCCGGCGACGGGACGACCTTGGGAGGCCCGCAGTGCCCAGTGCTCCTCGCCCTCGACCGCTGCCGGCGGCCGAGCGATAGCGGCTAGGGGCGAGGTCTCGGTCATCCCCCACGCCTGCACGATCTGCACGCCGTACTTCTCCTGGAAGGCCTTCATTAGATGAAGCGGCACGGCCGATCCACCGCAGGCCACCAGCCCCAGCGACGAGATGTCGTGACCGGGGTTGGAGTCGAGGTGATTCAGGACGTCACTCCAGATCGTCGGCACAGCTCCGGCGATCGTGGGGCGCTCGCTGCTGATGAGTCGCACCAGTGGCTCGGCCTGGAGGAACCGTTCGGGCATGACCAGGTCGGCTCCTGCCATCAAAGCCGCGTAGACCAGTCCCCAGGCGTTGGCATGGAACATCGGCACGATCGCCAGGATGGCATCGTCACCGGTGACGCTCAGCCCGTCGGCGGCACACGCAGCCATCGAGTGGAGGTAGGTCGATCGGTGGCTGTAGGCCACGCCCTTGGGGTTGCCGGTAGTGCCCGAGGTGTAGCACATGGCCGCAGCGGAGAGCTCATCGAGTTCCGGCCACTCGAACGTCTCCAGGTGACCTCCGATGAAGTCGTCGTAACCGACAACGGTGAGGCCGTCACGTTCGAGCGGCGCGAGATCGACACCCCCCGTGACGACCACGGTGTGCACCTCGGCGAGCTGCGGTAGGACCGCCGCCAGGAGCGGGGCGAGCGTACCGTCGACGATCACCACCCGGTCGTCAGCGTGGTTGGCGATGTAGACCAGCTGCTCGGGGGTCAGTCGAGGGTTGAGGGTGTGCAGGACTGCCCCCATGGAGGGCACTGCACAGTAGGCCTCGACGTGCTCCTGGTTGTTCCACATCAAGGTGGCGACCCGCTCGTCCCCCACGACCCCGCAGGCCCGCAGCGCGTGGGCCAGCTGCGCCGAGCGGCGTCCCACCTCGGCGAACGTGCCGGTCCTGACCGAGCCGTCGGGCTGGAGCGTGCGCACGCGCGCGGTGGCGTGCACACGGGCACCGTGCCGCAGGATGGCTGCCGTCGTCAGCTGGACGTTCATCATGGTGCTCTGCACGAGTGGTCCTCCGGCGATGGGGTGTTGAGGGGGGCGGTGATGGGGTGCGGGGCTTCGCCGAGGCGCGCGCCCGGCACTGTGAATCAGCAGGAGGCGGCGGGCCGTTGCAGTTCCGCCCGATCGACGTCGAGACCCTGGCCGAGCGTTCTCTTGGCCTTCATGAAGTCCCGGGGACGGTTCACGCAGTCCGCGGCGAGCAACCGCCCACGTTGGAGGTAGTAGCAGGTGAAGTCGCGATCGCGCGCGGGGTCGCCGCTTAGCACGATCTCGTCGTAGCCCGTGTTCAGTCCCGCGATCTGCAGCTTCAGGTCGTACTGGTCGGACCAAAACCACGGCAGCGCCGAGATAGGCCGCTCCTTGCCGCACAGCGTGGCGGCAGCCGCCTTCGCCTGCTCACCCGCGCTGGGCACCGCTTCAAGTCGCACCCGCCGGCCGTAGCGAGCAATGTGATGGATGGCGCAGTCCCCCGCCGCGACGATCTTGGGATCGCTGGTCGAGGCGAAGTCGTCGATCACGACACCGTCCTCGACCTGCAGGCCCGCCTCAGAGGCGAGCTCGGTGTTCGGGACCAAGCCCACACCCACGATGACCAGGTCTGCGGGAATCCGTTCACCCCCGGCTAGCACCACCTCGCCGGCGCGGCCGTCGCCGGCCACGGCCTCGACGAGAGCGCCCGTCCGCACCACGACCCCGGCGTCGCGGTGGATGCGCTCGTAGAACATCGACACCTCAGCAGCCGTGACCCTCTCCAGGACACGTTCGGCGGCCTCCAGGACCGTTACCTCCAGCCCGAGGGCGCGCAACGACGCGGCGGTCTCCAGCCCGATGTAGCCCCCGCCGACGATCACGGCTCGGCGACCCGAGGCCGTGGCCTCACGGATCGCCTCGACGTCCGCGAACGTCCGCAGGTAGAAGACGCCCGGCAGATCGATGCCAGGAATAGCCAGCGGACGCGCCCGGCCCCCGGTGCACAACGCGAGGCCGTCGTAGGCGAGCGTCTCACCGTCGCTCAGCACGACCTCTCCGGCCGCACGATCAATCTCGGTGACCGTCGCCCGCAACAGGCGGATCTTCTGCTTGTCGTAGAACTCCGCCTTGCGGATGGCGAGCTCCTCCAAGCTGCTCTTGCCGGCAAGGTAGGCCTTGGACAGGGGAGGCCGCTGGTACGGAAGCGCGGCTTCGTCACCGATGACGACAACCTCACCTGCCCACCCCTCCTGGCGAAGGCTGGCGGCCAACTGGGCCCCGGCGTGGCTGGCCCCGACGATCAGCGCCCTCCCCGAGGTCACGCGTCGGTCTTCGGCGTCAACTGGACCATCAACCGGCTGATCCCGCGCACGAAGTTGGACTGGACATACTCCGGCTCACCCACGACCTCGATCTTCTCGAAGCGCGGGAGCAGCTCTTCCCACAGGATCCGCAGCTGCAGCTCGGCCAGACGGTTGCCCATGCACCGGTGGACGCCAAAGCCGAACGCGATGTGGTTGCGTGCGTTTTTGCGGTCGATGATGAGATCGTCCGGACGTTCGAACACTCGCTCGTCGCGGTTTCCCGAGGCGTACCACATGACCACCTTGTCGCCCTCACGGATGAACTGGCCGTTGAGGACCGTGTCCTTCTTCGCAACGCGACGCATGTAGGCCAGCGGCGTCTGCCAGCGGATGATCTCTGAGATCATGTTGGGGATGAGGTCCGGGTTGGCCTTGAGCTTCTCGAACTGGTCGGGGAACTGATTGAGGGCGAGAACACCCCCGCTCATAGAGTTGCGTGTGGTGTCGTTGCCGCCGACGATCAGGAGCACCAGGTTGCCCAGGAACTCCATCGGGCGGTCGATCAGGTCCTTGGTGTGCTCGTTGCTCTGGAGCATGGTGATCAGGTCGAACCCGGGTTCCTCACCTGCCGCGAGTCGCGCCTGCTTGTCCCGCCACAGCGCGCTCAGTCCCCGCGCCGCGTCGACGAAGCCCCGGAAGACCTCGTCGTTGTCGGATGGTCCGCCGTTGGCCTGCTCCATGGAGCTGGCCAGGTCCGACCACTCGACGAGCTTGCGGCGTTGGTCGTATGGGAAGTCGAGTAGGGTCGCGAGCATCCGCGCGGTGAGCTCGATCGAGACGCGGTCGACCCAGTTGAAGGGCTCACCTACCGGGAGCTCGTCCAGTACTTCCTGGACCCGCGTGCGGATCAAACTCTCCATCTCGCGCAGGTTCTTGGGGGCGACTACGCCTTGGACCGCGGCTCGCTGGCGGTCGTGTCGGGGCGGGTCCATGGCGATGAACATCGCGACATCCATGAACCGTGGGGGCTCGCCGATGATGATGAAGGGCTCAGCCGAGAAGGTCTCATGGTCTTTGTCGACCGCGATGATGTCGGCGTGCCGAGTGACGGACCAGAAAGGTCCGAACGGGCTGTCGGCCTGGTAGTGGACGGGTGCCTCGTTGCGCACGCGCTCGAAGTAGGACTGCCACTTGCCCTGACGGTAGAGGAACGGGTTGCTCAGGTCGATGTCGGCGAGGGCGACGTCCTCCACGGGGGGAATGGGCTCCTCGACGAAGATCTTCTTCCCGTTGGTCCGTGTCACGAAGCGACGGGTCTTGTCGTACAGGTGCGCCCCGCGGATCTGGATCTCCATCGGGATGATGGACTGGGCTCGCTCAGCCACGGCGTCGGTCACGGTAGTCAGGGTCGTCATGGTGCAGTCTTCCTCTCGACGGTCACATCTGGAACTCGGGGAGTCGGACGACGAGGCCGTCCCAGCTCTCGCTCACCCGCATCTGGCACGAGAGCCGCGAGGTCGGCTCGCGCTCGGGGTTCATGGCGAGCATCTCCTCCTCGACCGGACCCGAACGGCCGACTTCGGCGATCCACTGGTCCTCGACGATCACATGGCACGTGCCACACGCGGCCTCCCCGCCACAATCGCCGTCGATCCCGGGCACCATGTTGTCTACGGCGATCTGCATGAGGGACGCACCCTCCTCGAGGGGTGCCTCGCGCTTCTCCCCGTCGTGGGAGATGAAGGTGACAACTGACATGGAACGACTCCTTGCTCGAACGTGAGTCA includes:
- a CDS encoding long-chain fatty acid--CoA ligase, translating into MQSTMMNVQLTTAAILRHGARVHATARVRTLQPDGSVRTGTFAEVGRRSAQLAHALRACGVVGDERVATLMWNNQEHVEAYCAVPSMGAVLHTLNPRLTPEQLVYIANHADDRVVIVDGTLAPLLAAVLPQLAEVHTVVVTGGVDLAPLERDGLTVVGYDDFIGGHLETFEWPELDELSAAAMCYTSGTTGNPKGVAYSHRSTYLHSMAACAADGLSVTGDDAILAIVPMFHANAWGLVYAALMAGADLVMPERFLQAEPLVRLISSERPTIAGAVPTIWSDVLNHLDSNPGHDISSLGLVACGGSAVPLHLMKAFQEKYGVQIVQAWGMTETSPLAAIARPPAAVEGEEHWALRASQGRPVAGVELRLIDDDGNEVPHDGKSVGEIQVRGPWITGSYIGDEDAEKFDDGWLRTGDVGRIDERSFVTLTDRAKDVIKSGGEWISSVELELLLAGHPDVLEATVIGVPDEKWQERPLAVIVVRDGSEVTPSQLRDFLEGKVAKWWLPERWCFVPDVPKTSVGKFDKKLLRARHADGDLAVIDL
- a CDS encoding NAD(P)/FAD-dependent oxidoreductase, which translates into the protein MTSGRALIVGASHAGAQLAASLRQEGWAGEVVVIGDEAALPYQRPPLSKAYLAGKSSLEELAIRKAEFYDKQKIRLLRATVTEIDRAAGEVVLSDGETLAYDGLALCTGGRARPLAIPGIDLPGVFYLRTFADVEAIREATASGRRAVIVGGGYIGLETAASLRALGLEVTVLEAAERVLERVTAAEVSMFYERIHRDAGVVVRTGALVEAVAGDGRAGEVVLAGGERIPADLVIVGVGLVPNTELASEAGLQVEDGVVIDDFASTSDPKIVAAGDCAIHHIARYGRRVRLEAVPSAGEQAKAAAATLCGKERPISALPWFWSDQYDLKLQIAGLNTGYDEIVLSGDPARDRDFTCYYLQRGRLLAADCVNRPRDFMKAKRTLGQGLDVDRAELQRPAASC
- a CDS encoding 2Fe-2S iron-sulfur cluster-binding protein; protein product: MSVVTFISHDGEKREAPLEEGASLMQIAVDNMVPGIDGDCGGEAACGTCHVIVEDQWIAEVGRSGPVEEEMLAMNPEREPTSRLSCQMRVSESWDGLVVRLPEFQM